A single candidate division WOR-3 bacterium DNA region contains:
- a CDS encoding ABC transporter ATP-binding protein translates to MSEDNLITLREIKFGYNGKPLLFNGLNFSLHKDERIGIIGPNGCGKTTLFNIIMGFVKPVSGVIEIMGKEMREEKDFQKVRQCIGFLFQNSDDQLFCPSVREEVAFGPLNLRLSKSEVEERIRWSLKLVGLTGLEDRAPYNLSEGEKKRLAFATVLAMKPKILLLDEPTNGVDPEGVEEIERILLEGDYSYIVISQDMDFLKKTAETIYRLEKGKLKSL, encoded by the coding sequence ATGTCTGAAGATAACCTTATCACATTACGTGAAATAAAGTTCGGCTATAACGGTAAACCACTCCTCTTTAATGGTTTAAATTTTTCTCTCCACAAAGACGAGAGAATAGGGATCATTGGTCCCAATGGGTGTGGTAAGACAACCCTTTTCAATATCATCATGGGATTCGTAAAACCCGTATCAGGAGTTATTGAGATAATGGGAAAGGAGATGAGAGAGGAAAAGGATTTTCAAAAGGTCCGTCAGTGTATTGGTTTTTTATTCCAGAATTCAGATGATCAACTTTTTTGTCCCAGTGTTCGGGAAGAAGTTGCTTTTGGCCCATTGAATCTGCGTTTATCCAAAAGCGAGGTAGAAGAAAGGATTAGATGGTCTTTAAAACTTGTGGGTTTGACGGGACTTGAAGATCGCGCACCCTATAATCTTTCGGAAGGCGAGAAAAAAAGACTTGCCTTCGCAACAGTACTCGCAATGAAACCGAAAATTTTACTGCTTGATGAGCCTACAAATGGTGTTGATCCGGAGGGTGTAGAGGAGATTGAAAGAATTTTACTTGAAGGTGATTACAGTTATATTGTAATATCTCAGGATATGGATTTTCTAAAAAAGACTGCCGAAACGATTTATAGATTAGAAAAAGGAAAGCTGAAGAGTTTATGA